The following proteins are co-located in the Wenzhouxiangella marina genome:
- a CDS encoding sigma-70 family RNA polymerase sigma factor — MGSVTQLLEELRDQPSAASEKLLPLVYEDLRKLARSRLRNEAGLMTLPATALVHEAYLRLIGSNAPEWDHRGHFFAAAAEAMRRVAVDYARAARTQKRGGQLARVELDTLKMGSPGLDSDLVDLDEALTQLESLDHSMAQVVKLKYFAGLSNEETARSLGLSPRTVNRHWTAARAWLNRTLDASPG; from the coding sequence ATGGGTAGCGTCACGCAACTGCTCGAAGAGCTCCGAGATCAACCGAGCGCCGCCAGCGAGAAGCTCCTTCCGCTGGTGTATGAGGACCTGCGCAAGCTGGCGCGATCCCGCCTCAGGAACGAGGCCGGCCTGATGACGCTACCGGCGACGGCCCTGGTCCATGAAGCCTATCTGCGCCTGATCGGCAGCAACGCTCCCGAATGGGATCATCGCGGTCATTTCTTCGCCGCGGCCGCCGAGGCCATGCGGAGAGTGGCGGTGGACTATGCGCGCGCGGCGCGGACCCAGAAGCGCGGCGGGCAGCTGGCCAGAGTGGAACTCGACACCCTGAAGATGGGTTCCCCGGGCCTCGACTCCGACCTCGTCGATCTCGATGAAGCCCTGACCCAGCTCGAGTCCCTCGACCACAGCATGGCCCAGGTGGTGAAGCTGAAGTACTTCGCCGGCCTGAGCAACGAGGAAACCGCCCGTTCCCTCGGACTGTCCCCGCGCACCGTCAATCGCCACTGGACCGCGGCCCGCGCCTGGCTCAACCGCACCCTCGATGCCTCACCTGGCTAG
- the hutH gene encoding histidine ammonia-lyase, with product MMSIHVQLEHLYTDLERSLAAARANPQAVVRSREVVDAALDDDRAIYGVNTGFGALASKRIGPDQLGRLQRNLLLSHACGTGAPVPVEISQLMLSLKIHALSLGQSGISLPVFKQLLAFAEHDIVPYIPSRGSVGASGDLAPLAHMSLPLIGHGQCWNAERSGPEPAAATLARHGLEAVELAAKDGLALINGTQLMLAYGAFVLHRALHLLDAADVLGAMSLEALQGSARPFDARVHAVRPHPGQVEVARHIRQLLAESEILESHRDCGKVQDPYCLRCIPQVHGASRDALAHCMRVIECELNSVTDNPLVFQPGDGDAVGDIISGGNFHGQPLALSLDFAAIALAELASISERRTYLLLEGHDGLPKLLMKDTGINSGFMIPQYTAAALVSENKVLCHPASVDSIPTSLGQEDHVSMGSISALKLLEVLHNVEHVLSVEMLTAAQALDFRQPLKPGRGVQHAHALIRQNVGHASEDYEVGADIDACTRLLRSGDWVESVRQAVRAAR from the coding sequence ATGATGTCGATCCACGTTCAACTCGAGCACCTCTACACCGATCTGGAACGGAGCCTGGCCGCGGCCCGAGCCAATCCGCAGGCCGTCGTCCGCTCGCGCGAGGTGGTCGATGCCGCCCTCGATGACGACAGGGCCATCTATGGTGTCAACACGGGCTTCGGCGCCCTGGCCAGCAAGCGGATCGGACCGGACCAGCTGGGACGCCTGCAGCGCAACCTGCTGCTGAGCCATGCCTGCGGCACCGGCGCCCCCGTTCCCGTGGAAATCAGCCAGCTCATGCTGTCGCTGAAGATCCACGCCCTGAGCCTGGGGCAGTCGGGCATCTCCCTGCCGGTGTTCAAGCAGCTGCTGGCCTTCGCCGAGCACGACATCGTGCCCTACATCCCCTCCCGGGGCAGCGTCGGCGCCTCGGGCGATCTCGCGCCGCTGGCGCATATGAGCCTGCCGCTGATCGGTCATGGCCAGTGCTGGAACGCGGAACGAAGCGGGCCGGAGCCGGCGGCCGCCACCCTGGCCCGCCACGGTCTGGAGGCGGTGGAGCTGGCCGCCAAGGACGGCCTGGCCCTGATCAACGGCACCCAGCTGATGCTGGCCTACGGCGCCTTCGTCCTGCACCGCGCACTGCACCTGCTCGACGCGGCCGACGTGCTCGGTGCGATGAGTCTGGAAGCCCTGCAGGGCTCGGCCCGTCCCTTCGATGCCCGCGTGCATGCCGTGCGCCCGCATCCCGGCCAGGTCGAGGTGGCCCGGCATATCCGCCAGCTGCTGGCCGAGTCGGAAATTCTCGAATCCCACCGCGACTGCGGCAAGGTGCAGGATCCCTACTGCCTGCGCTGCATCCCGCAGGTCCACGGCGCCAGCCGCGATGCCCTGGCCCACTGCATGCGCGTCATCGAGTGTGAATTGAACTCCGTCACCGACAACCCCCTGGTCTTCCAGCCGGGCGATGGCGACGCGGTCGGCGACATCATCTCCGGCGGCAACTTCCACGGCCAGCCGCTGGCGCTCAGCCTCGACTTCGCGGCCATCGCCCTGGCCGAGCTCGCCAGCATCTCCGAGCGTCGCACCTACCTGCTGCTGGAAGGCCATGACGGCCTGCCGAAGCTGCTGATGAAGGACACGGGGATCAACTCCGGGTTCATGATTCCGCAGTACACCGCCGCCGCCCTGGTCAGCGAGAACAAGGTCCTCTGCCATCCGGCCAGCGTCGACTCGATCCCGACTTCCCTGGGCCAGGAAGACCATGTCTCCATGGGCTCGATCAGCGCACTCAAACTGCTCGAGGTCCTGCACAACGTCGAGCACGTGCTCTCGGTCGAGATGCTGACCGCCGCCCAGGCCCTCGATTTCCGTCAGCCGCTCAAACCCGGCCGCGGCGTCCAGCACGCCCATGCCCTGATTCGACAGAACGTGGGTCACGCCAGCGAGGACTACGAAGTCGGTGCCGACATCGACGCCTGCACCCGCCTGCTGCGCTCGGGCGACTGGGTGGAATCCGTACGACAGGCCGTCCGGGCTGCCCGCTAG
- the hutI gene encoding imidazolonepropionase gives MKRLDNISTLYCLPADGGQDAVGAIDDAALVWEEGTILYAGPAATLPREMNAAERLDAGGRCVIPGLIDCHTHLCFGGWRGDEFAMRLEGASYQDIQAAGGGITSTVRKTRESSMDALVDKAALALNEMARLGVTTVEAKSGYGLNIDDEIKQLEVYRELGQRQPVELVPTCLGAHLIPPEYREQRADYVELLCERLIPEVAERGLARFCDVFIEEGAFDLQEGRRILGAARTHGLGLKIHADQLSSGGGAGLAAELGAVSAEHLEYASDDDIAAMARAGTVAVSLPLASLYLREAYLPARKWIDAGVDVAVATDFNPGSAPSYHLPLALLLACINQGMSPAEVLRAATRIAARAVGLEASHGSLQAGYQADIAIIDAPDINHWLYHFRANACVATIKGGRIIHDSMGLMS, from the coding sequence ATGAAGCGCCTGGACAACATCTCGACCCTGTACTGCCTGCCCGCCGATGGCGGTCAGGACGCGGTCGGCGCCATCGACGATGCCGCCCTGGTCTGGGAAGAAGGGACCATCCTCTATGCCGGTCCGGCCGCCACCCTTCCCCGGGAAATGAACGCGGCCGAACGCCTCGATGCCGGCGGCCGCTGCGTGATCCCCGGCCTGATCGATTGCCACACGCACCTCTGCTTCGGCGGCTGGCGCGGCGACGAGTTCGCGATGCGCCTGGAAGGCGCCAGCTACCAGGACATCCAGGCCGCCGGCGGCGGCATCACCAGCACCGTCCGGAAGACCCGCGAGTCGAGCATGGACGCGCTGGTCGACAAGGCCGCGCTCGCCCTGAACGAGATGGCACGCCTGGGCGTGACCACGGTCGAGGCCAAATCGGGCTACGGACTGAACATCGACGACGAGATCAAGCAGCTCGAGGTCTATCGCGAGCTTGGCCAGCGCCAGCCCGTGGAACTGGTACCGACCTGTCTGGGCGCCCACCTGATCCCACCGGAATACCGTGAGCAGCGAGCCGACTACGTCGAGCTGCTCTGCGAGCGTCTGATCCCCGAGGTCGCCGAGCGCGGCCTGGCACGTTTCTGCGATGTGTTCATCGAGGAAGGCGCCTTCGATCTGCAGGAGGGCCGACGCATTCTGGGCGCTGCCCGGACACACGGCCTGGGCCTGAAGATCCACGCCGACCAGCTCTCCTCGGGCGGCGGGGCCGGACTGGCGGCCGAACTGGGCGCCGTCTCCGCCGAGCACCTGGAGTACGCCAGCGACGACGATATCGCCGCCATGGCCCGCGCCGGCACCGTCGCGGTCAGCCTGCCGCTGGCCTCGCTCTATCTGCGGGAAGCCTATCTGCCGGCCAGGAAGTGGATCGATGCGGGGGTCGACGTGGCCGTCGCCACCGACTTCAATCCGGGCTCGGCGCCGAGCTACCACCTGCCCCTGGCCCTGCTGCTGGCCTGCATCAACCAGGGCATGAGCCCTGCCGAGGTGCTACGCGCGGCGACGCGGATCGCCGCCCGGGCCGTGGGCCTCGAGGCCAGCCACGGCAGCCTGCAGGCCGGCTACCAGGCCGACATCGCCATCATCGACGCCCCCGACATCAATCACTGGCTCTACCACTTTCGCGCCAATGCCTGCGTGGCCACCATCAAGGGCGGCCGGATCATTCATGACTCGATGGGCCTAATGAGCTAG
- a CDS encoding TRAP transporter permease, translating into MARWIESLEAAARRIEPAHHSEAEPVRSVVLFLWAALVALAHLLLNTVWLLPELQVAVFHFASLGLLALGWLQAPPRSRIGRWLSMAAGLVLVLAAVAVVVLETPLYERGLVFGWLDWLACVLIVGLAIELGRRAAGWLIPILILALLAYAAGLGRNLGGVFAFPGLGLDTLLFRAVFTSEGLFGTIARISWSYVFMFVLFGAFLLRSGAGELILGLAHRAAGRWTGGPGLVAVGASGLMGSITGSAVANTASTGVITIPLMKRSGFPPRFAAGIEAAASTGGQLMPPVMGAGAFLMANFTGLSYLSILGAALLPAILYFCSLAFMVRIRARRLGLVPAPLDEKEGLGETTAGWALLLPLAVLIGLLVAGFTPVYAAGLAILAVVAASWLTPRPMGLLAILEALAMGARNMMATAMLLIAVGLIVNVLTTTGLGNTLSIMIAQWSGSSLLIALALVALASLVLGMGLPVTAAYIVLAAVSAPTLHALILQADLAQALAAGQVSELAREAVLLASPSAEAWLGQPMPLDQAQSLVAAMTPDLQRTAAEALLDPALLAGSLLAAHLIIFWFSQDSNVTPPVALAAFTAAGIAGERPMATGLTAWKLAKGLYLIPLLFAYTPLVRGDWLEALSVAGFALAGLYALAGVLEGWLEGPLSLPARLALLGLGAGLLWPMSTPWLALVCLAGLVAMVWRTRRD; encoded by the coding sequence ATGGCCCGCTGGATTGAGTCGCTGGAGGCGGCGGCGCGACGGATCGAGCCGGCGCATCATTCCGAGGCGGAGCCGGTGCGCTCGGTCGTGCTGTTTCTCTGGGCGGCGCTCGTCGCACTGGCCCATCTGCTGCTGAACACCGTCTGGCTGCTGCCGGAGCTCCAGGTGGCCGTGTTTCACTTTGCCAGCCTGGGTCTGCTGGCTCTGGGCTGGTTGCAGGCGCCGCCCCGAAGCCGGATCGGTCGGTGGCTGTCGATGGCCGCCGGGCTGGTGCTGGTGCTTGCCGCGGTCGCTGTCGTGGTCCTGGAGACGCCGCTGTACGAGCGCGGCCTGGTCTTCGGCTGGCTGGACTGGCTGGCCTGCGTCCTGATCGTGGGGCTGGCGATCGAGCTGGGTCGGCGCGCGGCCGGCTGGCTGATTCCGATCCTGATCCTGGCGCTGCTGGCCTACGCCGCCGGACTCGGCCGGAATCTGGGCGGTGTCTTCGCGTTTCCGGGCCTGGGTCTGGACACCCTGCTGTTCAGGGCCGTGTTCACCTCCGAAGGCCTGTTCGGCACGATCGCCAGGATTTCCTGGTCCTACGTCTTCATGTTCGTGCTCTTCGGTGCCTTTCTGCTGCGTTCCGGCGCCGGCGAGCTCATTCTCGGCCTGGCGCATCGCGCGGCCGGACGCTGGACCGGCGGTCCCGGTCTGGTGGCGGTGGGCGCATCGGGGCTGATGGGCTCGATCACCGGTTCGGCCGTCGCGAACACCGCCTCCACCGGGGTGATCACCATCCCCTTGATGAAGCGCAGCGGCTTTCCACCGCGCTTCGCCGCCGGCATCGAGGCCGCCGCCTCGACCGGTGGGCAGCTGATGCCGCCGGTGATGGGGGCCGGGGCCTTCCTGATGGCCAACTTCACCGGCCTGAGTTACCTGAGCATCCTCGGCGCGGCCCTGCTGCCGGCGATCCTTTATTTCTGCTCGCTGGCCTTCATGGTCCGCATTCGGGCCCGCCGCCTGGGTCTGGTGCCGGCGCCGCTCGACGAGAAGGAGGGTCTTGGTGAGACGACTGCGGGCTGGGCGCTGCTGCTGCCGCTGGCCGTTCTCATCGGTCTGCTGGTCGCCGGCTTCACGCCCGTCTACGCGGCCGGCCTGGCGATCCTGGCCGTGGTGGCCGCCTCCTGGCTGACGCCCCGGCCGATGGGGCTGCTGGCCATCCTGGAAGCCCTGGCGATGGGCGCGCGCAACATGATGGCCACGGCCATGCTGCTGATCGCCGTCGGCCTGATCGTCAACGTGCTCACCACCACCGGCCTGGGCAACACCCTGTCGATCATGATCGCCCAGTGGTCCGGCTCCAGTCTGTTGATCGCCCTGGCGCTGGTCGCCCTGGCGTCCCTGGTCCTTGGCATGGGCCTGCCGGTCACGGCCGCCTACATCGTGCTGGCGGCCGTGTCCGCGCCCACCCTGCATGCATTGATCCTGCAGGCCGATCTGGCCCAGGCCCTGGCGGCCGGTCAGGTCAGCGAACTGGCCCGCGAGGCGGTGCTGCTCGCCAGCCCTTCGGCCGAGGCCTGGCTGGGTCAGCCGATGCCCCTGGACCAGGCCCAGTCCCTGGTCGCGGCGATGACGCCGGACCTGCAGCGCACGGCCGCCGAGGCCCTGCTCGATCCCGCTCTGCTGGCGGGCAGCCTGCTGGCGGCCCATCTGATCATCTTCTGGTTCAGCCAGGACTCCAACGTCACCCCACCGGTGGCCCTGGCGGCCTTCACGGCGGCCGGCATTGCCGGCGAACGGCCGATGGCCACCGGCCTGACGGCCTGGAAGCTGGCCAAGGGGCTCTACCTCATTCCCCTGTTGTTCGCCTACACGCCACTGGTCCGTGGCGACTGGCTGGAGGCCCTGAGCGTGGCCGGCTTCGCGCTGGCCGGCTTGTATGCCCTGGCCGGCGTGCTCGAGGGCTGGTTGGAAGGGCCGCTGTCGCTTCCCGCTCGCCTGGCCCTGCTGGGGCTGGGTGCCGGTCTGCTCTGGCCCATGTCCACGCCCTGGCTGGCTCTGGTCTGCCTGGCCGGACTGGTCGCCATGGTCTGGCGGACTCGCCGGGACTAG
- a CDS encoding TAXI family TRAP transporter solute-binding subunit: MERKRPSRFLGGLTAAILLLLTLWFGLVPAPEEQRSTYILATATTGGTFYPVGVAIATLSKQVLEPREGVSLAAISSAGSEENLRLLRSGEAGFAILQGLYGAWAWRGSGRLEAQAPFTELRSVTALWPNVEHFLIRAELAEQGSLSDLASTPGLRFSIGARYSGTEGSNRFLLEALGLDPDRDFELVYQGYGASADAFQNQRIDGMNTPAGVPVAAVTRALAAAGDQARLLSVSASERALIDARIPGLWRPYTIAAGTYPGQQEPVQTIAQVNFLAATASVPEEHVYQLLVMLYEHLDFLQAFHAATRAMTLPSATDGLPVPLHPGAVRFYREQGLELPDALIPSPREVDDGPLD, translated from the coding sequence GTGGAGCGCAAGCGTCCCTCCAGATTCCTCGGCGGCTTGACGGCCGCGATCCTGCTTCTATTGACCCTCTGGTTCGGTCTGGTGCCCGCACCCGAGGAGCAGCGTTCGACCTACATCCTGGCCACGGCCACGACGGGGGGCACCTTCTATCCCGTCGGCGTGGCCATCGCGACGCTCAGCAAGCAGGTGCTGGAACCCCGGGAAGGGGTGTCCCTGGCGGCGATCAGCAGCGCCGGCTCGGAGGAGAATCTGCGTCTGCTGAGAAGCGGGGAGGCCGGCTTCGCCATTCTTCAGGGGCTCTACGGCGCCTGGGCCTGGCGCGGATCCGGGCGCCTCGAGGCACAGGCGCCGTTCACCGAGCTGCGCAGCGTCACCGCGCTCTGGCCCAACGTCGAGCATTTCCTGATTCGCGCGGAGCTGGCCGAGCAGGGCAGTCTTTCCGACCTCGCGTCCACACCCGGGCTCCGATTCTCCATCGGCGCCCGCTATTCCGGGACCGAAGGCTCGAATCGCTTCCTGCTGGAAGCGCTCGGTCTGGATCCGGACCGCGATTTCGAGCTGGTCTACCAGGGCTATGGCGCCAGCGCCGACGCCTTCCAGAACCAGCGCATCGATGGCATGAACACGCCCGCCGGGGTGCCCGTGGCGGCCGTGACCCGGGCCCTGGCCGCGGCCGGCGATCAGGCTCGCCTGCTCTCGGTCAGTGCTTCCGAGCGGGCCCTGATCGACGCGCGGATTCCCGGCCTGTGGCGTCCCTACACGATCGCCGCAGGGACCTATCCGGGGCAGCAGGAGCCGGTGCAGACGATCGCGCAGGTCAATTTCCTGGCGGCCACGGCCAGCGTGCCCGAGGAGCACGTCTATCAGCTGCTGGTGATGCTCTACGAGCACCTGGATTTCCTGCAGGCCTTTCACGCGGCCACGCGGGCGATGACGCTGCCTTCGGCCACCGATGGGTTGCCCGTGCCTCTGCATCCCGGCGCCGTTCGCTTCTACCGCGAGCAGGGGCTGGAGCTTCCTGATGCCCTGATCCCATCGCCTCGGGAGGTCGACGATGGCCCGCTGGATTGA
- the secF gene encoding protein translocase subunit SecF, translated as MELIKSNTTIDFMGRRNLALVFSGLLIIAAIASLAVRGINFGLDFTGGTLVEVTYPEAPDLTAVRGQLDGAGFENFTVQTFGSARDIVIRVPAEAEQTSDAGLSNRVLETLSEGETGVELRRVEFVGPQVGQELANQGGLALIYALFGILLYISFRFQWRFAVGAVAALVHDVLVVVGVLSILQVSFDLTVVAALLAVIGYSLNDTIVVYDRLRENFRVKRKGTPSELCNLSVNQMLGRTIMTSLTTLLVLIALFYFGGEIIHAFAFTLLVGVIVGTYSSIYIAGSAAILLGVSKQDLMPVERPSDDEPTVEALPERFRNRGA; from the coding sequence ATGGAACTCATCAAATCCAATACCACCATCGACTTCATGGGCCGGCGCAACCTGGCCCTGGTCTTCTCGGGTCTGCTGATCATCGCGGCGATCGCCTCCCTGGCGGTGCGCGGCATCAACTTCGGCCTGGACTTCACCGGCGGCACCCTGGTGGAAGTCACCTATCCCGAAGCCCCGGACCTGACCGCGGTCAGAGGCCAGCTCGACGGCGCCGGCTTCGAGAACTTCACCGTGCAGACCTTCGGCAGCGCCCGCGATATCGTCATTCGCGTGCCGGCCGAGGCCGAGCAGACCTCCGATGCGGGCCTGAGCAACCGTGTCCTCGAAACCCTGAGCGAGGGTGAGACGGGCGTGGAGCTGCGGCGGGTCGAGTTCGTCGGTCCGCAGGTGGGCCAGGAGCTGGCCAACCAGGGCGGTCTGGCCCTGATCTACGCCCTGTTCGGCATCCTGCTCTACATTTCCTTCCGCTTCCAGTGGCGCTTCGCCGTCGGCGCGGTGGCGGCCCTGGTGCACGACGTGCTCGTGGTGGTCGGAGTGCTGTCGATCCTGCAGGTCAGCTTCGACCTGACCGTGGTCGCGGCCCTGCTGGCGGTGATCGGTTACTCCCTCAACGACACGATCGTCGTCTACGACCGCCTCCGTGAGAACTTCCGCGTCAAGCGCAAGGGCACGCCGAGCGAGCTGTGCAATCTGTCGGTCAACCAGATGCTCGGCCGCACGATCATGACCTCGCTGACCACCCTGCTGGTGCTGATCGCGCTGTTCTACTTCGGCGGCGAGATCATCCATGCCTTCGCCTTCACCCTGCTGGTGGGTGTGATCGTCGGTACCTACTCGTCGATCTACATCGCCGGTTCGGCGGCCATCCTGCTGGGCGTGTCCAAGCAGGACCTGATGCCGGTCGAGCGTCCTTCCGACGACGAGCCGACGGTCGAGGCCCTGCCGGAACGTTTCCGCAACCGCGGCGCCTGA
- the secD gene encoding protein translocase subunit SecD yields the protein MNRFPPWKYALLIAVLVLGAIYAAPNLYGDDPAVQVSSIRGFELDRNMQSRVETILGAAGIEYGPVEFEPARLLVRLDTVDLQSRAADALRDALGEDYVVALNLAPSTPPWLQALGASPMVLGLDLQGGVHFLMQVDMDQARTQQLERYVTDIRNLLRDESIRYRSVRLDRNQVAVELRSAEDRDQAFALINSELDSLVLERPEGSENYSIRASIDEQALVELQQTALSQNITTLRNRVNELGVSEPIIQQQGADRIVVQLPGVQDTARAKQVLGSTATVEYRGVDEQNDPFEAQRTGRIPAQSRLYFERNGAPILLSRDVIATGDNLVNAQAGFDQQSGQPNVVVTLDPVGARRMLEHTTANVGNRMAVVFIEYRPDTRIDENGEEVPTTRRVEEVISAAVTREPFGGRFQTTGLGSATEASQLAMLLRAGALAAPMQIIEERTVGPSLGQDNIDQGFNSVVIGFVLVLLLMGIYYKVFGLVANIALTANLVLIVALLSLLGATLTLPGIAGIVLTVGMAVDANVLIYERIREELGNGNSPQAAIRAGYEKAFSTIADANVTTLIAAVVLFMFGTGPIKGFAVTLSLGIVTSMFTAIVGTRGVVYLLYGRKKRIKTLAI from the coding sequence ATGAACCGATTCCCGCCCTGGAAATACGCCCTGCTGATCGCCGTGCTCGTGCTCGGCGCGATCTATGCCGCTCCCAATCTGTACGGTGATGATCCCGCCGTCCAGGTGTCTTCGATCCGCGGCTTCGAGCTGGATCGCAACATGCAGAGCCGGGTTGAAACGATCCTCGGCGCGGCCGGCATCGAGTACGGCCCGGTCGAGTTCGAGCCGGCGCGTCTGCTCGTTCGCCTCGATACGGTCGATCTGCAGTCTCGCGCGGCCGACGCGCTTCGCGATGCCCTGGGTGAGGATTACGTGGTCGCGCTGAACCTGGCGCCGTCGACGCCGCCCTGGCTGCAGGCCCTGGGCGCTTCGCCGATGGTGCTGGGCCTCGATCTGCAGGGCGGGGTGCACTTCCTGATGCAGGTCGACATGGATCAGGCGCGCACGCAGCAGCTGGAGCGCTACGTCACCGACATTCGCAATCTCCTCCGCGACGAGAGCATCCGCTATCGCTCGGTCCGCCTGGATCGGAACCAGGTCGCCGTGGAACTGCGCAGCGCCGAGGATCGGGACCAGGCCTTTGCCCTGATCAATTCGGAACTCGACAGCCTGGTGCTGGAGCGTCCGGAAGGTTCGGAAAACTACAGCATCCGCGCCTCCATCGACGAGCAGGCCCTGGTCGAGCTGCAGCAGACCGCACTCAGCCAGAACATCACCACGCTGCGCAACCGCGTCAACGAGCTCGGCGTGTCCGAGCCGATCATCCAGCAGCAGGGCGCCGACCGCATCGTGGTCCAGCTGCCCGGCGTGCAGGACACGGCGCGGGCCAAGCAGGTGCTGGGCTCCACGGCCACGGTCGAGTACCGCGGCGTGGACGAGCAGAACGACCCCTTTGAAGCGCAGCGCACGGGCCGCATTCCGGCGCAGTCGCGCCTGTACTTCGAGCGCAACGGCGCGCCGATCCTGCTGTCCCGTGACGTGATCGCCACCGGCGATAATCTGGTCAACGCCCAGGCCGGCTTCGACCAGCAGTCGGGCCAGCCGAACGTGGTCGTGACCCTGGACCCGGTCGGTGCCCGCCGCATGCTCGAGCACACCACCGCCAACGTCGGCAACCGCATGGCCGTGGTCTTCATCGAGTACCGTCCGGACACGCGCATCGACGAGAACGGCGAAGAAGTGCCGACCACGCGTCGCGTCGAGGAAGTGATCTCGGCGGCGGTGACCCGCGAACCCTTCGGCGGCCGCTTCCAGACCACCGGCCTGGGGTCGGCCACGGAAGCCAGTCAGCTGGCCATGCTGCTGCGCGCCGGGGCCCTGGCCGCCCCGATGCAGATCATCGAAGAGCGCACCGTTGGCCCGAGCCTGGGTCAGGACAACATCGATCAGGGCTTCAACTCGGTCGTCATCGGTTTCGTGCTGGTGCTGCTGCTGATGGGCATCTATTACAAGGTCTTCGGCCTGGTCGCCAACATCGCCCTGACGGCCAACCTGGTGCTGATCGTCGCGCTGCTGTCCCTGCTCGGCGCCACCCTCACTCTGCCGGGGATCGCCGGGATCGTGCTGACCGTCGGTATGGCAGTGGACGCCAACGTGCTGATCTACGAGCGCATCCGCGAGGAACTCGGCAACGGCAATTCGCCGCAGGCCGCCATCCGGGCCGGCTACGAGAAGGCCTTCTCGACGATTGCCGATGCCAACGTGACCACCCTGATCGCCGCCGTCGTCCTGTTCATGTTCGGCACCGGCCCGATCAAGGGCTTTGCCGTCACCCTGAGCCTGGGCATCGTGACCTCGATGTTCACCGCCATCGTGGGCACCCGCGGCGTGGTCTACCTGCTCTACGGCCGCAAGAAGCGCATCAAGACCCTGGCGATCTAA
- the yajC gene encoding preprotein translocase subunit YajC, whose amino-acid sequence MDFLIASAMAQDGAPPQGGTLASLIPLILIVVIFWFLLIRPQMKRNKQHREMVSALSAGDEIITSGGMLGKITHVGDSFVTVKLADSVEIKVQKHAVAQVVPKGTIDAAG is encoded by the coding sequence ATGGATTTTCTGATCGCCAGTGCAATGGCGCAGGACGGTGCTCCGCCCCAGGGCGGCACGCTGGCCTCGCTGATTCCCCTCATCCTGATCGTCGTCATCTTCTGGTTCCTGCTGATCCGTCCGCAGATGAAGCGCAACAAGCAGCATCGCGAGATGGTGTCGGCCCTGTCGGCCGGTGACGAAATCATCACCTCCGGCGGCATGCTCGGCAAGATCACCCACGTGGGCGACAGCTTCGTCACCGTCAAGCTGGCCGATTCGGTCGAGATCAAGGTGCAGAAGCACGCCGTCGCTCAGGTCGTGCCCAAGGGCACCATCGACGCGGCCGGCTGA